One segment of Castanea sativa cultivar Marrone di Chiusa Pesio chromosome 3, ASM4071231v1 DNA contains the following:
- the LOC142629841 gene encoding putative UDP-rhamnose:rhamnosyltransferase 1 has translation MADQTQNLHIAMLPWPAFGHMIPFLDLAKNIAQKGHRVSYLATPRNIQRLPKLPPFLADSITFVQLPLLNDNSLPENAEATMDIPPHNMLDLKRAYHGLQEDVAQFLENSTPDWIIYDIFAYWLPPIAAKLGISRGFFSTNNAWNMSFIGSSIPEIKAKYDPPTKPEDMTVPPKWVTFPTSAMFRLFEAKDYFFYKSFNDSNFTEHNLAVFGCEVIIVRSCMELEPEWLKLLKELHQKPVVPVGLLPPTMQVRRHDHKDDTWDTIVEWLDKQEKGSVVYVALGSEVRPSQENLNELALGLELSGLPFFWALRKRSILGDSDSTELPDGFEDRIKGRGVVYTNWVPQLKILAHDSVGGFLTHNGWSSVIEGLYCARPLIMLPYYLDQGLNARILEEKKVGVEVPRNEQDGSFTRNVVANSLKLVMLDDDGKIYWKGARKMSLLFGDKDLHYQYMDKLIEFLEKNRSFGRAKLH, from the coding sequence ATGGctgatcaaacccaaaatctccACATAGCCATGCTTCCATGGCCAGCCTTCGGTCATATGATTCCATTTTTAGATCTTGCCAAGAACATAGCCCAAAAAGGTCATCGGGTCTCCTACCTGGCCACCCCTAGAAACATTCAGCGCCTCCCAAAACTCCCTCCATTTTTAGCTGATTCAATAACTTTCGTGCAACTCCCTTTACTCAACGACAACAGTCTCCCTGAAAATGCAGAGGCCACTATGGACATCCCACCCCATAATATGCTAGACCTTAAAAGGGCTTATCATGGTCTCCAAGAAGATGTAGCTCAGTTCCTCGAAAATTCTACTCCAGATTGGATTATTTACGACATATTTGCTTACTGGTTACCCCCAATTGCTGCTAAGCTAGGAATCTCTAGAGGCTTCTTCAGTACTAACAATGCATGGAACATGTCTTTCATTGGTTCATCAATACCGGAGATAAAGGCCAAATATGATCCACCAACTAAGCCAGAGGACATGACTGTCCCTCCCAAGTGGGTAACCTTTCCTACCAGTGCGATGTTTCGACTATTCGAGGCTaaggattattttttttacaagtccTTCAATGATTCAAATTTTACTGAGCATAATTTAGCGGTGTTTGGGTGTGAAGTGATCATTGTTCGCAGTTGCATGGAACTTGAACCTGAGTGGTTGAAACTCCTAAAAGAGCTTCACCAAAAGCCTGTTGTTCCAGTGGGCCTATTGCCACCCACAATGCAAGTTCGTCGACATGACCACAAAGATGATACTTGGGATACAATTGTTGAGTGGTTGGACAAACAAGAAAAAGGGTCTGTGGTTTATGTTGCACTTGGCAGTGAGGTGAGACCAAGTCAAGAAAACTTGAATGAGTTGGCACTTGGGTTAGAGCTATCTGGGTTGCCATTCTTTTGGGCTCTAAGGAAGCGAAGTATTTTGGGGGATAGTGACTCAACTGAGCTACCAGATGGTTTTGAGGACAGAATAAAAGGTCGTGGAGTCGTTTATACCAATTGGGTGCCTCAACTCAAGATATTGGCTCATGACTCGGTTGGAGGATTCTTGACACACAATGGTTGGAGCTCAGTCATAGAGGGACTTTATTGTGCACGTCCTCTTATTATGTTACCTTATTACCTTGACCAAGGGTTAAATGCTAGGATTTTGGAAGAGAAGAAGGTTGGAGTAGAAGTTCCAAGAAATGAACAAGACGGGTCATTTACAAGGAATGTAGTAGCTAACTCATTGAAGTTAGTGATGTTAGACGATGATGGAAAGATTTATTGGAAGGGAGCAAGGAAAATGAGCTTGTTGTTTGGAGACAAGGATTTACACTATCAGTACATGGACAAACTTATTGAGTTTCTAGAGAAAAATAGATCGTTTGGGAGGGCTAAGTTACATTAA